A window of the Lactuca sativa cultivar Salinas chromosome 5, Lsat_Salinas_v11, whole genome shotgun sequence genome harbors these coding sequences:
- the LOC111882930 gene encoding alpha N-terminal protein methyltransferase 1 — translation MLCANSNLCLNSYLAATATETHQARDKCRVRTRATTRIEMEIGGLDSNGREFKSADEMWREEVGDSQKKLDWYRNGVGYWQGVDASVDGVLGGYAHVNEPDIKASEAFLNTLLTELVPNGGRNQHLVALDCGSGIGRVTKNLLIRYFNEVDLLEPVSHFLEAARENLAPENLSVSEEHKASNFYCTPLQEFTPDTQRYDVIWVQWCIGHLADDDFVSFFKRAKAGLKPGGFFVLKENLAKSGFVLDNEDKSITRSDVYFKELFNQCGLNIYKLKDQKGFPDELFAVRMYALTTETLKKVGGSRPKRKANRPAIIK, via the exons ATGCTTTGTGCAAACAGCAACTTGTGTTTGAATTCTTACTTGGCTGCAACTGCAACTGAAACTCATCAAGCGCGCGACAAGTGCCGAGTGAGAACGAGAGCGACCACCCGAATCGAGATGGAGATCGGTGGATTAGATAGCAACGGCCGGGAATTCAAGAGCGCCGATGAGATGTGGCGAGAAGAAGTTGGCGATTCACAAAAGAAGCTCGATTGGTATCGCAATGGTGTTGGCTACTGGCAA GGCGTGGATGCATCAGTCGATGGAGTTTTGGGTGGATATGCACATGTGAATGAGCCTGATATCAAAGCCAGTGAGGCTTTTCTCAACACCCTTTTAACTGAACTTGTTCCTAATGGCGGAAGAAACCAGCATCTTGTAGCTCTTG ATTGTGGTTCTGGAATTGGAAGGGTGACTAAGAATCTTCTCATAAGATACTTTAATGAG GTTGACCTTCTTGAACCCGTATCACATTTCTTGGAGGCTGCTCGTGAAAATTTGGCTCCTGAAAATCTATCAGTCTCAGAGGAGCACAAAGCTTCCAACTTTTACTGTACTCCACTACAG GAATTCACTCCAGATACACAAAGGTATGATGTGATATGGGTCCAATGGTGCATTGGGCATCTTGCTGATGATGACTTTGTGTCATTCTTCAAGAGAGCAAAG GCTGGCCTTAAACCCGGTGGAttttttgttttgaaagaaaACCTCGCAAAATCAG GATTTGTGTTGGATAATGAAGATAAGAGTATTACAAGGTCAGATGTATACTTCAAGGAACTCTTTAATCAGTGTGGCCTCAATATCTACAAGTTAAAG GATCAGAAGGGATTTCCAGACGAGTTATTTGCTGTGAGGATGTATGCATTGACCACAGAGACATTGAAAAAAGTTGGTGGATCAAGACCAAAACGAAAAGCAAATAGACCTGCAATCATCAAATGA